Proteins found in one Limanda limanda chromosome 18, fLimLim1.1, whole genome shotgun sequence genomic segment:
- the LOC133024169 gene encoding zinc finger protein 431-like — MEAHRIELLQQHVCKEEEVLTDQLLCHQERNSSLDQEEQEPPQIKEEQEEMCTSQEGEQLVLKQETETCMLTPHGEESDHREPDGEHQLLSHNSPVAESQDQNRRKHVDSGSTGNEEPNPQNSFHENRSHSSNVDNSPKSEINSHTHTGKRIFKCDTCRKTYVSKYKLKIHLRTHTGEKPFPCKICQKRFVKSGNLKVHMRIHTGEKPYSCQTCGESFGRRYELIVHMRKHTGENPHLCKICTKEFVRSCHLKVHMRIHTGEKPYSCQTCGKGFGRSDYLKIHLSTHTGEKPFSCKICQKGFVRSCDLKVHLRTHTGEKPFSCKICQKGFVRSCDLKVHLRTHTGEKPFSCKICQKNFVNSARLKVHMRMHNGEKPYCCQICGKCFASSRYLTNHVSRHTGEKPFSCKICQKRFVKSCDLKVHTTQETETCMLTPHGEESDHREPDGEHQLLSHNSPVAESQDQNRRKHVDSGSTGNEEPNPQKSFHENRCHSGNVDNSPKSEINSITHTGKKSFKCDTCGKTCPSKSTLKIHLRTHTGEKPFLCQTCGRAFSVMSTLKTHMTTHTGEKPLSCKICQKHILKSGHLKVHMRTHTGEKPYSCLICKKGFGRSCDLKAHVIIHTGEKPFLCKICHKGFVRAGDLKVHVRFHTGEKPYSCKICQKGFVNSGQLKIHVRIHTGEKPYSCQTCGKCFVTTGNLKVHMRIHR; from the coding sequence AGCTCCTACAGCAGCATGTctgtaaggaggaggaggttctcaCTGACCAGCTGCTCTGTCACCAGGAGAGGAACTccagtctggaccaagaggaacaagaacctccacagattaaagaggaacaggaggaaatgtgcaccagtcaggagggagagcagctcgTACTGAAGCAGGAGACTGAAACCTGCATGTTGACTCCTCATGGTGAGGAAAGtgaccacagagaaccagacggtgagcaccagctcctctctcacaaCTCTCCTGTAGCTGAGAGCCAAGAtcagaacagaagaaaacatgtggattcaggatcaacaggaaatgaagaacCAAACCCACAGAACAGTTTTCATGAAAACAGGAGTCACAGTAGCAATGTGGACAACTCTCCCAAATCAGAGATTAACTCTCATACTCACACAGGTAAAAGGATTTTCAAATGTGACACTTGTAGAAAAACGTATGTTTCTAAGTATAAATTGAAGATTCACTTGAGAACtcacacaggtgagaagccatttccgtgcaaaatatgtcagaaacGTTTTGTGAAAAGTGGTAATTTGAAAGTCCACATGAGaattcacactggtgagaagccataTTCTTGCCAAACATGTGGGGAAAGTTTTGGACGTCGTTATGAACTGATAGTCCACATGAGAAAACACACGGGTGAAAACCCTCATTTATGCAAAATATGCACGAAAGAATTTGTAAGGAGTTGTCATTTGAAGGTTCATATGAGaattcacactggtgagaagccataTTCTTGTCAAACATGTGGGAAAGGGTTTGGACGTAGTGATTATTTGAAAATCCACCTGAGTactcacactggtgagaagccattttcgtgcaaaatatgtcagaaagGTTTTGTAAGGAGTTGTGATTTGAAAGTACATCTGAGAACccacacaggtgagaagccattttcgtgcaaaatatgtcagaaagGTTTTGTAAGGAGTTGTGATTTGAAAGTACATCTGAGAACccacacaggtgagaaaccCTTTTCGtgcaaaatatgtcagaaaaaTTTTGTGAATAGTGCTCGTTTGAAAGTCCACATGAGAATGCACAATGGTGAGAAGCCATATTGTTGCCAAATATGTGGTAAATGTTTTGCAAGTAGTCGCTATTTGACAAATCATGTGAGTCGccacactggtgagaagccattttcgtgcaaaatatgtcagaaacGTTTCGTGAAAAGTTGTGATTTGAAAGTTCATACGACCCAGGAGACTGAAACCTGCATGTTGACTCCTCATGGTGAGGAAAGtgaccacagagaaccagacggtgagcaccagctcctctctcacaaCTCTCCTGTAGCTGAGAGCCAAGAtcagaacagaagaaaacatgtggattcaggatcaacaggaaatgaagaacCAAACCCACAGAAAAGTTTTCATGAAAACAGGTGTCACAGTGGCAATGTGGACAACTCTCCCAAATCAGAGATTAACTCTATTACTCACACAGGTAAAAAGTCTTTCAAATGTGACACTTGTGGAAAAACATGTCCGTCTAAGTCTACGTTGAAGATTCACCTGAGAACtcacacaggtgagaagccaTTTTTATGTCAAACATGTGGAAGAGCATTCAGTGTCATGTCCACATTAAAAACGCATATGACAACtcacacaggtgagaagccaCTTTCGtgcaaaatatgtcagaaacaTATTTTGAAAAGTGGTCATTTGAAAGTCCACATGAGAactcacactggtgagaagccataTTCTTGCCTAATATGCAAGAAAGGATTTGGACGTAGTTGTGATTTGAAAGCCCATGTGATaattcacactggtgagaagcctTTTTTGTGCAAAATTTGTCATAAAGGTTTTGTGAGAGCTGGTGATTTGAAAGTCCATGTGAGGTTTCACACTGGTGAAAAGCCTTATTCGtgcaaaatatgtcagaaagGTTTTGTAAATAGTGGTCAATTGAAAATCCATGTTAGaattcacactggtgagaagccataTTCTTGCCAAACATGTGGTAAATGTTTTGTCACTACAGGTAATTTGAAAGTCCACATGAGGATCCACAGGTGA